In Chitinophaga varians, the following are encoded in one genomic region:
- a CDS encoding electron transfer flavoprotein subunit beta/FixA family protein, with translation MKILVCISKTPDTTAKIAFTDNNTKFNEAGVQFIINPYDEWYALVRALELKETIGADVHLITVGGPDCDAIIRKALALGGDEAFRINADSADSYYIAAQIAAHAKEKQYDIIFTGKETIDYNGSGIGGMVAELLELPYVSIAAKFDLNGTVATINREIEGGEEICEVSLPVVVSCQKGMAEARIPNMRGIMAARTKPLTVVEPVAADALTSVVSFELPPAKAGVKLINPDNVAELVKLLHEEAKVI, from the coding sequence ATGAAGATTTTAGTTTGTATCAGTAAAACTCCGGACACGACTGCAAAAATAGCTTTCACGGACAATAACACGAAATTCAATGAGGCTGGTGTCCAGTTTATTATTAACCCATATGATGAATGGTATGCACTGGTAAGAGCGCTGGAGCTGAAGGAAACGATTGGTGCAGACGTTCATCTGATCACAGTAGGCGGACCTGATTGCGATGCTATTATTCGCAAGGCGCTGGCACTGGGCGGTGATGAAGCATTCCGTATCAACGCAGATAGCGCGGACAGTTATTATATCGCTGCACAGATTGCAGCACATGCCAAAGAAAAACAATATGACATCATATTTACCGGTAAGGAGACCATCGACTATAACGGTTCCGGTATAGGCGGCATGGTGGCAGAACTGCTGGAGCTGCCCTATGTTTCCATCGCAGCGAAGTTTGATCTGAACGGCACGGTGGCGACCATCAACCGGGAAATTGAAGGCGGAGAGGAAATTTGTGAAGTATCCCTTCCGGTAGTAGTATCCTGTCAGAAAGGTATGGCCGAAGCGCGTATCCCCAATATGCGCGGTATCATGGCGGCACGCACCAAGCCGTTGACCGTAGTGGAACCTGTGGCGGCCGATGCGCTGACCAGCGTGGTAAGTTTTGAACTGCCGCCGGCCAAGGCGGGCGTGAAGCTCATCAACCCGGACAAC